The DNA region CCGGCCAGGTAGGCGAGGCCGACGAGGTTGGCGGCGACCCCGGCCGGGAGGGCGAGTTCGCGACGGAGACCGGTCGACTCCTCCAACAGGGCACGGGCCTCGCCGAGTTCGCCGGCCATGTGGGCGGCTATGCCGAGGTGGCGGAGCGCGTAGGAGAGGGTGCGGCGGTCCCCTGCGGCGGTCGCGAGCTCCCGGGACCGGTGCAGGGCGGGCAGCGCGGCCTCGCCGTCGCCCCGGACCACCTGGTGGTAGACGCCGGTCCAGAACCAGGCCTCGCCCTCGCCGCGCCGGTCGCCGAGGGACCGGTAGAGCTCCGACGCCCGCCGGAAGTGGGCGAGTTCGCCCTCGTCGGCGGTGCGCCGCCGGAGGAAGCGGGCGTGCAGCACCTTCCCGCGGGCGAGTTCGAGGTCGGCCTCGACCCCGTCCAGCGCGAGGTCCGCCTCCGGGAGGACGTCCTCCTCCCCGCCGAACGTCGCACGGTCGCAGAGCTCTTGGGCATGATCGATTCGCTCGTCCATACGGGCCAGCGTAAGCGCCAGGCCCACCGGGGCGGGGCCTGCCCCGGCACCCGCCCGGCCCGGCCCGGGCGCTGCCCCGGCGGCAACCGCTCCTCAGTGATCGACCGTCACCACGATCTTGCCGACCTGGGCGCCCGCCTCCATGTAGCGGTGGGCCTCGGCGATCTCCGCCAGGGGGAAGACCCGGTCGACCTCGGGCTGGAAGGCGCCGCTGCGCAGGCCTGAGGCGACGAAGGCCTCGGCTCGGCGGAGGCCCTCCGGGTCCCGCGTGGTCTCGTCGAGGGTGTAGCTGCGCATCGCCCTGCCGCGCATGTGCGTCATCGACGGGAACGGGGTGTCCCGACCGCTCAGCGCGCCGTAGACGAAGAGCGTCCCGCCCCGGGCGAGGCCCTTGGCCAGCTCCACCACGCCCGGGCCGGCCACGGCGTCGAACACGAACTCCGCGCCCCGGCCGTCCGTCAGCTCCAGGACGCGCTCCGCGACGTCCTCCTCCTCCGTGACGATCACCGCGGCCGCGCCCGCCTCCAGCAGCGCGTCGCGCTTCGCCGCCGTCCGGGTGGTGGCGACGGGCACCGCGCCCAGGCGGTTGGCGATCCGGATGGTCGCCAGGCCGACGCTGCTGGACGCGGCCGTGATCACCACCGTGTCACCGGCCCGCATGCCGCCCACCTCCACCAGCGCGCCGTACGCGGTCACGTAGGGCATCCAGACCGCCGCACCGCCGATCGCGTCCAGCCCCTCCGGCCGGTGCAGGACGACGTCGGCCGGGACGACCGCCCGCTCCGCGTAGACGCCGTAGTCGTTCATCGAGAAGCCGGGCACCACGCTCACCGCGTCCCCCGCCGTGAACCCGGTCACGCCCTCCCCGACCACCTCGACCACGCCCGCCGCCTCGACGCCCAGCCGGCCCGGGAACTCCCGGACGTCCTCGATGTAGTCGCCGCTGCGGAACAGCACCTCGGCCCGGTTCACCCCGATCGCGTCGACGCGGATCAGCAGCTCGCCGGCGCCCGGCCCGGTGAGCGGCACCTCCTCCAGCCGCAGTACCTCCGGCCCGCCCAGCTCGTGAAAGCGCACAGTCCTGACCATCGCTCAACTCCCTTTCCCCATAGGTGGCGACGGCCCTCAGCCAAACGCAAAGTACGGCGACTGTCAAACTTCGACGATCGTCGTACTTTGACCCCTGCCATACTTCGGTGACCCGTCGTACGACGACCCGCGGGAGGTCCACCACCGATGGCACGAGAAGCACGGCGCGGCACCGCCCGGGACCGCGTCCCGCCCCACCCCGACATCCGGACGGTCACGCTCCAGCAGGTGCTGGAGGCGCTCGTCGACCCGGTCCGGCGGCACATCGTCCGCGAGCTGCACGCCGCGGGCGAGGACCTCGCCTGCGGGGTGATCGAACTCCCGGTCGGCAAGTCGACGGCCACCCACCACTTCCACGTCCTGCGCGAGGCCGGGCTCATCCGCCAGCACTACGCCGGGACTTCGCGCCTGAACGCACTGCGCCGCGAGGAGCTCGACGAGGCCTTCCCCGGCCTGCTGCACGCGATCGTCACGGCGCCCGAGGCGCGGTGAACCCCGGGGCCCGGTGAGCCCCGCGACGAGCGGGGACGGCGGGCGGGGTGGTGGGCGGGGACGGCGGCGGGCCCCTGCGCCGGGCGGGCCCGGCGGTGGCGGCGGACGCGGTCCGAAACCGCGTTCGAGGCACCCGGTAGGGTGCGAACATGACACGCCATATCGCATTCGAAGGCCCGATCAACTTCCGCGACCTGGGCGGATATCCGACCGCCGACGGCCGCTCGGTCCGCTGGGGGCGGCTCTACCGGTCCGCCTCGCTCGCGACGCTCACCTCCCCCGCCGACCTCGACCGGTTCCGGGCGCTGGACATCGGGACCGTGATCGACCTGCGCTACCCGTGGGAGATCGACCGCCGCGGGCGGGTGCCGGAGCTGGACGGGGTGGCGTACCACAACCTCTCGATCGAGCACCGCCCGTACGACCAGGCCGAGATCGACCCGGACGTCGACCCGTGGCGGTACCTGGCGGACCGTTTCGCCGAGGTCGCGGAGGACGGCGCGGCGGAGATCCGGGAGGTGCTGGAGGTGATCGCCGCCGCCGACCGGCCGGTGGTGTTCCACTGCGCCTCCGGCAAGGACCGCACCGGACTGATAGGCGCGCTGGTGCTGACCCTGCTCGGGGTCGGCGAGGACGACGTCGCCGCGGACTTCGCGCTCACCGAGCTGGTCACCGCCCGGCTGGTGGCCGACTGGCGGGCCGGCAACCCGGGGCGCGCACTGCGCTGGCCGGCGTTCGGACGCGCACCGGAGGCGGTGATCCGGCACGCGCTCGCCGATCTGACCGCCGCCCACGGATCGGTTCACGCCTATGCCACCGGCAAGGTCCGGCTCGGCGGGGCGTCGATCGACGCGCTGCGCGCCCGGCTGCTCACCGACTAGTCGCCCGATGGCGACAACCGGCCAGAAGATTACTGGAATGACCATCGCATAGAAGAAGACTGCATCAGCTGAACGTTCAAAAGATGGCAAGGCGGATCGATATTCACCGAACCAGCGTCATCACAGGAATGTTCCGGTGAATATCGATCACGCCCTTGCCAAACTCCCATCCTTCGGCCTCGCACGTTTGAATGGCCGAAAAAAATAGTGCTGGCCACCTGTTCGTGCACGCTAAGGTCATTTCCGCGGCGGCTCGGCCGATCGGGTGACCGTGACCGTTCCGGCCGAACCTCCGCTCGCTTCTTTTTGCCTGCATGACGCCGCCGGCACGGCGGTGTCACCGAAAAGATCGGACGGACCATGCACGCGAAGAACCGCACGCTCCTGCGCGGCGTTCTGGTGACCGCCGTACTGCTCGGATTCACCGCGGCCACGCCGGCCCTCGCGGAGGGCTCCTGGACATCGCACATCAGCAAGTGGGGGCCCGGCTCGGAGTCCCGCCGCTGGGCTGACAGCGACCGCGACGACACCGTCACCACCGTCGCCCTCCAGGGCTGCAACACCGACACCAACGACTTCAGGAACGCCGACCTCGCGCTCTTCAAGGACGTGTTCGGCCCGGACAAGTCCTACGGCTACCGGCTCAACCACTGCAACACCTCGGCCTGGGGCGACCAGAGCGCCGGTGACTACTACTTCGCCCTGGAGGGCGTGCGCGGCGGCGGACAGCTCTGGGTGGACACCGTGAGCACCAGGTACTGAACCACCGGGATCCGGACTCCCGCCGCCGGACTCCCGCCGGGCTCCCGCCACCGGCCGGCGCACCGGATTCCCTGCGCCGGATCCCCCGAACTCCCCCGACTCCCCGAGCCCCCGCACCGACCCCGCCCGACCCCGCCGACGTGCCTGCGCACCGAGGCGTGCCGACGGACGCCCCCGTCCGCCGACACCCGCGGAACGACGGCCCCACTCCCCCGAGCGAAATGCGTCGACCCCGCCATGGCCCTTGAATTCCACCGCATCGCGTTCCAGCACGACCGCAGGGCGAACCTCTTCGCCGGCCTCGACCTGAGGATCGAGAACCCGGCCACCGTCCTGCTCGGCCCCAACGGCGCGGGGAAGTCCACCCTGCTCGCCCTCGCCGCCTCCCAACTGGACCCGGACCGCGGGTCCGTCACCTGGCACGGCGTCAACCCGGCCTCCGGCGGCGGCGACCGGGCCGCCTACCGGCGCGCGGTGGCCTGGCTGCCCCAGCAGGTCACCCCGGTCCCGGGGCTCAACGTCCGCGAACAGGTCGCGTACTGCGGCTGGTTGAAGGGCATGTCGCGGGCCGCCGCGTGGCAGGCCTCGGCCGGCGCACTCGCCCGGGTCGGGCTGGACCGGCTCGCCGACCGGGCCGGCCACCAGCTCTCCGGCGGCCAGCTCCGCCGGCTGGGCATCGCCGGCTGCCTGGCCCACCACAGCGAGCTGATCCTGATGGACGAGCCCACGGCCGGACTCGACCCGGCCCAGCGGACGGTGTTCCGGTCACTGGTCGAGGAGTTGACCGAGGACGTGAGCGTGGTCGTCTCCACCCACCAGACCGAGGACCTCGCCGGGACCTACCGGCACGTGGTGGTGCTGGACGCGGGCCGGGTCCGGTTCCAGGGCAGCACCGCGGACTTCCATGCGCTCGCGGACGGCGCGGCCGCCGGGGCCCCGGACCCCGGCGGCCCGGCCCGCGGCGGTACCGGCGCCCCGGCCGGACCCGCGGCACCCGGCACCGGCGTACGCGGCCCCGGCACCCCGAGCGCCGAGGCCGCGTACGCCCGCCTGATCGAACGGGAGACGTGACATGCTGCTGCGCACCGTCCTGCGGGTCTCGGCCGGCACCCGCGTGCTGCCGTTCCTGCTCGGCTTCGTGCTGGTCGCGCTCGGCGACGACCTGACCGCCTGGGTCACCCCGGCCTACGGGCTCGCCGCCGCCGGACACGCCAGCCTCGCGCTGCCGTTCGCCGGCGCCGCCTGTGCGGCCGCCGGGGCCTGGGAGGGCGGACGGCTGCACCGCGGCCGGGTCTTCGACCGCTCCCCGGTCCGGTCCCCGCTGACCGTCACCGCGCCGGTGCTCCTGCCCGTCGCGGTGATGGGCGGGCTGGGCATGGCGGCCGCGCTCGCGACCACCGCGGTGGCGGGCGGCACGGCGGCCGGGGTGCCGCAGCCCGGCGTGCTCGCCGTCTGGGCCGGGCTCCTGCTCGCCGACACCCTGGTCGGCTCGGTCGTCGGACGGGTCCTGGCACCGGTGGTCGCCGTCCCGCTCGCCCTGGTCAGCTGCTTCGTCCTGAACGCCTACCCCGCCTCCTTCGACACGTACTGGCCGCGGCACCTGGTCGGCGGCGGGCTCGCCGACTGCTGCTCGGTGGACCAGGTCCTGGACGGTCGCGCGGTGGCGGCTCCGCTGGTGTTCTCGGCCGCGGTCTGCGCGGCCGCGGCCCTGGTGATCCGGCAGCGGGGCGCGCCGCTCGCCCTCGCCGCCGCGCTGGCGGTGACGGCGGGCGGGACCGCCCTCGCCGCGCACACCGCCCGCGACCTCGGCCCGGAGCCGGTCCTCGAACGGTCCGCCGACGCCCTGGTCTGCGACCGCGAACGCCCGCGGGTCTGCCTCTGGCCCGAACTCGGCGCCGCCCGGTCGGCCCTGGTCCGCGCCGAGACCGGGCGGGTCGCCGACACCCTGGCCGGGCACGGGATCGCCGTTCCGGAGGTGTTCACCATGGCCGCCCGACCGGGGCCGGGCGAGGCCAAGCTGGGCGTCCCGACCGACGCCCGGGTCCAGGAGGTCGCGCCCGCCGTGGTCGGCGGCCTGCTCCCCCGGATCCCGGACTGCGCCAGGCGCGGCGAACCGTACCCGGCGGGTGCGGCGGCGGGCACGGCCGCCGCCTGGCTCACCGCTCGGGCGGTCCCCGACGGGCGCACGGTGCCGCCGTCCGTCGGCGGCCGCTTCGGCGAGGCGGACGCCGCCCGTGCGGAACAGCTGCTCCGGTTGCCGGCGGACGTCCAGCTCGACTGGTACCGGCGGACGGTGGAGTCGCTCGGACGGTGCGGCACGCCGCCTCCGGACGACACACCGCCTCCGGGCGGCGGGCCGGCCGGAGCGGCGGCCGGGACGGGAACCGCGGCGGGCGAACCGGCCGCCGTCGGGACGGCGGGCGGTGTCCGGTGATCTGGTGGTGCAAGGCCCGCGCGGTGCCGGCCGTCGCCCTCGCGCTCGCCGGGACGTTCGCCCTCGGCCTGCTGCTCGGGGACGGCGAACTGCCGGTGCCCGCGCTGCGCGGCCGGGCCGGACACTTCCTGGTCGCACACGTGGTCACCCTGCTCCCGGCAGTCGTCCTGCTGCACGGACTGGGCCGGGGAGACCTGCGGACGGAGGCGGTCGCCGGGCGGTTCCTGCGCGGTCTGGACGTCGCCCTCGCCCTCACCGTCGCGGCGGCGGGCACGGCGGCCGGGGTCCTCGCCCACGCGGCCGGAGAGGGCGGCCTCCCCGTCGTCCTCGCCCGCGACATCACCGGCTACCTGGGCCTGGCGCTGCTGCTCCACCCACTGGTCGGCCACCGACCGGCCGCCGCGGCGCTCGCCGTGGTCCCGCTGCTCTGCTCGGCGACCGGCTGGTGCCCGGACGGCCGCCCCGAGCCCTGGGCCTGGCCGCTCCACCCGGCCGGTTCGGCGTACGCGCTCGCCGGCGTCGCCCTCACCGTGCTCGCCGGTTCGGCCTGTGCACTGCTCCGCCGACGTCCGGCGGCCGGCCTGCGCATGTCGGCGGCCTGACCGACTCGCCGAGCCGTCCCCGTTCGAGTGACACGGCGGCACTCGCCGACGGATCGTCCGCAGACTGCCCCGGGGCGGCCACCCGCGCCGCCGGCCACACCACCCGCCGAACCGGAGAAACCACCATGCGACGTCCCGCCACCGCCTGCGCCGCGCTCGCCGCGGCCGGAGCGCTCGCCCTCGCCCTGCCCGCCACCGCCTTCGCCGCCGACGGCGTGCTCACCGTCGGCGGCCACCGCTACGAGAACCCGAGCGGCTGCTACAACGGGGACCTCCGGCCCCTCGCCGTCAGCAACCGCACCGACGGGCTCGTCCGCGTCTACACCCGGCAGGACTGCACCGGCCAGGTGGTCGCCCTCCTCGCGCCCGGCAGCGAGGGCCTGTACGAGTTCGGCACGAGCGTCGACGTGCGCTGACCCGTCCGGCCGCACGAGTACGCCGCGGCCCCGCACGGGAGGTCGGACCGGCCCGCTTCCCGTGCGGGCGGGCACCACCGTCCCGAGCCGGGGCCGAGGCTCCGCCGGAGCCGAGCCGACGGCGGGGTGGCCCCGGCCGGTCCGGCGCAGCCGCCCCGCGGTGGGCGGCCCGGACGGCGGGGCGCCCGGCCGGGCCGCCCGAGGCTCCGACGGGGCCTCAGCGGGGGCGCGACCCGCCCTGCCGTCCACCACCGTCGGCGCCGCCGCGACCGCCACCACGGCGCCCACCGCCCTGGCCCTGGCCTCCCTGGCCGCTGCGCCCCTGACCGTTCTGGCCCTGGCCGCCCTGGCCGCCCTGACCACCCTGACCGCGACCGCTCCGTCCCTGCTCCTTGCCCTGGCCCTTGCCCTGACCCTGGCCCTGGCCCTGACCGCCCTGGCGCCGGCCGCCGCCACGCGGCCCACCGCGCTGCCCACCGGTCGGCGCCCCGCGACCGACGCCTCGCCCGGCCGGTTCGGCGGGTGCCGTCTCCGGCCAGTGCCCCGGGCGCTTCAGCGCCTCCGGCAGGCGGGTCGTCGCGTCACCGCGCGCCGCGTTGAGCTGGGCCTGGGTGAGGAAGAGCGCCTCGGTGAGATCGGCACCCGCCAGATCGGCGTCCCGCAGGTCCGCGCCGATCAGGTCGGCCAGCCGCAGGTCCGCGCCGGACAGGTCGGCCGCGACGAGCAGGGCACCGCGCAGGCTGGCGCCGCGCAGGTCCGCACCGCGCAGGCGGGCGCCGAACAGGTCCGCGCCCCGGTGGTCGCGGCGGCGCGGAACGGCGGCCCGGACCAGCTCGCTCGCCTTCAGCAGCAGCTCGGCCACGCGCTGCCGGTGCCCGGGCACGTCGACCGCCAGGACCTCCTCGGGCGTGCCGCCGGCGAGCCGCCCGGTCTCCTCCAGCGCCGCGCGCAGTTCGGCGTGGACCGGGCGTGCGGGGGCGAAGGTGAGCGCCTCGGTGAGGTACCAGAGCAGCTCGTGCAGCTGCCGCACCACCGGGAACACCTCGAACATCCGCGCTCCGCTCTCCGGAGCCTCCCGCCAGCTGCGCCCGCCGAAGGTGACCTGCGACACGTGCTGGCCCGCACCGAAGCAGTCGTAGACCGTGCAGCCGGTGAAACCGGTGTCGCGCAGCCGCTCGTGGATGCCGCAGGTGAAGTCGGTCTGCAGGTTCCGGCACGGGCTGCCGGCGGACTTGTTCACGGCGAAGTCGGTGCCGGCGGCGAACGGCAGCGCGACGCAGCACAGCCCGAAGCAGCTCCCGCAGTCGGAGACGAGGTCGAGGCTGGGGACGGTCACGATGCTGTCGTTCCTCCGGTCGCGCGCAGTGGGTGCGCTGTAGAGCGTACCGACAGGCCGGAACGGCGGTCGGTTAGTGTGGTCGGCCGGTGTCGGTTCGACCGGGACGCGACCGTCCGGGCGGAAGTACGGCGGAAGTACCTGCCGGCCCGGACGAAAGCAGGACGGAACCAGCGCGGATCCGGACGGCTCCGGGGGCCGCGCAGGACGAGGGCGGCACCACGCGGGGCACACCGCACAGCGTGGCACGACACGGCACGGCACATCGAGCAGCACAGCACAGTGGAGGAACCAGGCATGTCCCGGCACGACGTGGCGCCGTACCCGGACACCGACGGAACCGGGGACGCCGCAGCCGCAGCCGTCGGCGCGGCCACCGGCCGACCCACCGCCCTCCGCCTCCCCCCGCGCGCCCGCACGATCGCGCTCACCGCGCTCTGCTTCGCCGTCTGCCTCGCCATCGGCGCCCAGCAGTGGACCACCGCCCAGCTGGGCGGCTTCGACCTCGGCATCTTCGACCAGGGCGTGCGCGGCTACGCGAACCTCGGACTGCCGGTGTCGACGCTCAAGAGCTACCACCACGAGTTCCCGCCCGGCTTCTCGCTCCTCGGCGACCACTTCTCCCCGGTGATCGCCCTGATGGCGCCGCTCTACTGGCTCTGGGACGACCCGCGCTCGCTCCTCCTCGGCCAGGCCCTCTGCTTCGCGGCCGGTGTGCCGCTGATCCGCCGCGTCGCCGACCACTGCTTCGCCGGCGCCGACCCGCGCACCGCCCGCCGTGCCGCCGACCTGGCCGCGCTCGCGTACGGGCTGGGCTGGCCGCTGCTGGTGGCCTCGCGCGGCGGCTTCCACGAGGTGGCGTTCGCGGTGCCGCTCACCCTGCTGATGCTGGAGCGCGGGCTGGCCCGCCGCTACGGCACCGCCGCGCTCGCCGCGCTGCTGCTCTGCTGCACCAAGGAGGACATGGGGCTGGCGGTCGGCGCGTACGGGCTGGTGCTGCTGCTGCGGGCCCGCCGGGACACCGATCCGGCGCGGCGCCGGCAGACCGCCCGCTGGGGCACCGGCCTGCTGGTCGGCGGGCCGCTCGCCTCGGCCGTCGCGATCGCCTGGCTGGTCCCGGCGATGGGCGGGGTGCCCGGCTACTACTGGAACTACCAGGCGCTCGGCGAGGACGGCGGCTCGGCCGTCGCCAACGTGCTGTCCGACCCGACCCGGCTCGTCTCGGCCTTCGTCGACGCACCGCTCAAGCCGCTGCTGCTGCTCTGGATCTTCGGCACGCTCCTCCTCCTGCCGCTGCGCTCCGCGACGATCCTCTGCGCCCTGCCGCTGCTCGCCGAGCGGGTGCTCTCCAGCAACCCGAACCACTGGTCGATCGCCCGGCACTACGACGCGTTCCTCTGGCCGATCCTGCTGGTCGCCGCCCTGGAGGTGCTGGGCCGCCGCCACGACCGCGTCCTGACCCGGCGCCTCGGCGTGGCGGCCGCGGCCCTCACCGTCGCGGTGGCGCTGCCGCTCGGGGCGGCGAACCTGTTCGTGCCCGGCTACTGGCAGCCGAAGACGAGCGAGGCCGCGCTGCTGCGCGGTGCCGAGCGGATCCCGGACGGCGCCTCCGTCGAGGCCGACAACCAGGCCGCGCCCAGGCTGACCGCCCGGACCGACGTGGTCCTCGTGGACGAGAAGCCGCGCGGCCGCGAGTACGTGCTGATCCGTGCCGACAAGCGGTCCTTCCCGTTCCGGACCGACCGCGAGCAGGCGGCCAGGATCGAGCTGCTGCTGGCGCACGGCTACCGGACGCTCTGGTCGGAGGACGGTGTCGTCCTGCTGCACCGGGAGAGCACCGAGCCGGTCCCCGGCGAGCACGTGCCCGGCCCGGACAGCACCCCGTAC from Kitasatospora sp. NBC_00458 includes:
- a CDS encoding tetratricopeptide repeat protein → MDERIDHAQELCDRATFGGEEDVLPEADLALDGVEADLELARGKVLHARFLRRRTADEGELAHFRRASELYRSLGDRRGEGEAWFWTGVYHQVVRGDGEAALPALHRSRELATAAGDRRTLSYALRHLGIAAHMAGELGEARALLEESTGLRRELALPAGVAANLVGLAYLAGAEGRPADGLALLDEAADLAAGAGAKAVQESIDEARAALGRG
- a CDS encoding zinc-dependent alcohol dehydrogenase family protein, which codes for MVRTVRFHELGGPEVLRLEEVPLTGPGAGELLIRVDAIGVNRAEVLFRSGDYIEDVREFPGRLGVEAAGVVEVVGEGVTGFTAGDAVSVVPGFSMNDYGVYAERAVVPADVVLHRPEGLDAIGGAAVWMPYVTAYGALVEVGGMRAGDTVVITAASSSVGLATIRIANRLGAVPVATTRTAAKRDALLEAGAAAVIVTEEEDVAERVLELTDGRGAEFVFDAVAGPGVVELAKGLARGGTLFVYGALSGRDTPFPSMTHMRGRAMRSYTLDETTRDPEGLRRAEAFVASGLRSGAFQPEVDRVFPLAEIAEAHRYMEAGAQVGKIVVTVDH
- a CDS encoding ArsR/SmtB family transcription factor, which gives rise to MAREARRGTARDRVPPHPDIRTVTLQQVLEALVDPVRRHIVRELHAAGEDLACGVIELPVGKSTATHHFHVLREAGLIRQHYAGTSRLNALRREELDEAFPGLLHAIVTAPEAR
- a CDS encoding tyrosine-protein phosphatase, with amino-acid sequence MTRHIAFEGPINFRDLGGYPTADGRSVRWGRLYRSASLATLTSPADLDRFRALDIGTVIDLRYPWEIDRRGRVPELDGVAYHNLSIEHRPYDQAEIDPDVDPWRYLADRFAEVAEDGAAEIREVLEVIAAADRPVVFHCASGKDRTGLIGALVLTLLGVGEDDVAADFALTELVTARLVADWRAGNPGRALRWPAFGRAPEAVIRHALADLTAAHGSVHAYATGKVRLGGASIDALRARLLTD
- a CDS encoding ATP-binding cassette domain-containing protein, yielding MALEFHRIAFQHDRRANLFAGLDLRIENPATVLLGPNGAGKSTLLALAASQLDPDRGSVTWHGVNPASGGGDRAAYRRAVAWLPQQVTPVPGLNVREQVAYCGWLKGMSRAAAWQASAGALARVGLDRLADRAGHQLSGGQLRRLGIAGCLAHHSELILMDEPTAGLDPAQRTVFRSLVEELTEDVSVVVSTHQTEDLAGTYRHVVVLDAGRVRFQGSTADFHALADGAAAGAPDPGGPARGGTGAPAGPAAPGTGVRGPGTPSAEAAYARLIERET
- a CDS encoding DUF7224 domain-containing protein, with the translated sequence MLLRTVLRVSAGTRVLPFLLGFVLVALGDDLTAWVTPAYGLAAAGHASLALPFAGAACAAAGAWEGGRLHRGRVFDRSPVRSPLTVTAPVLLPVAVMGGLGMAAALATTAVAGGTAAGVPQPGVLAVWAGLLLADTLVGSVVGRVLAPVVAVPLALVSCFVLNAYPASFDTYWPRHLVGGGLADCCSVDQVLDGRAVAAPLVFSAAVCAAAALVIRQRGAPLALAAALAVTAGGTALAAHTARDLGPEPVLERSADALVCDRERPRVCLWPELGAARSALVRAETGRVADTLAGHGIAVPEVFTMAARPGPGEAKLGVPTDARVQEVAPAVVGGLLPRIPDCARRGEPYPAGAAAGTAAAWLTARAVPDGRTVPPSVGGRFGEADAARAEQLLRLPADVQLDWYRRTVESLGRCGTPPPDDTPPPGGGPAGAAAGTGTAAGEPAAVGTAGGVR
- a CDS encoding DUF2079 domain-containing protein; its protein translation is MSRHDVAPYPDTDGTGDAAAAAVGAATGRPTALRLPPRARTIALTALCFAVCLAIGAQQWTTAQLGGFDLGIFDQGVRGYANLGLPVSTLKSYHHEFPPGFSLLGDHFSPVIALMAPLYWLWDDPRSLLLGQALCFAAGVPLIRRVADHCFAGADPRTARRAADLAALAYGLGWPLLVASRGGFHEVAFAVPLTLLMLERGLARRYGTAALAALLLCCTKEDMGLAVGAYGLVLLLRARRDTDPARRRQTARWGTGLLVGGPLASAVAIAWLVPAMGGVPGYYWNYQALGEDGGSAVANVLSDPTRLVSAFVDAPLKPLLLLWIFGTLLLLPLRSATILCALPLLAERVLSSNPNHWSIARHYDAFLWPILLVAALEVLGRRHDRVLTRRLGVAAAALTVAVALPLGAANLFVPGYWQPKTSEAALLRGAERIPDGASVEADNQAAPRLTARTDVVLVDEKPRGREYVLIRADKRSFPFRTDREQAARIELLLAHGYRTLWSEDGVVLLHRESTEPVPGEHVPGPDSTPYQDEVPSDVGHNLFRG